The DNA segment CGAGGGCTGATGAGCTTCCCCACAGGATAAAGGAGTGGGACTTCAGGGTGATAAGGAGAATCCTCGATTTCGACGTTGGGGGCATGTTCAGGGAGCTCCGCGAGATGGGCCACACAATGTGTGGGCCGGGTGGAGTTGGAACTGCGGTGGTTTACTCCCGCCTTGCCGGAGCGCTTGAGGCGGAGCTGCTCCACTACACGACGAGCTTCGAGGTGAGCCGTTCAACCGATGCCATAGTAGGCTACGCGAGCATAGTCTTCAAACGCTGAACGAAAAGGCCATAAGGGATTTCTCCCATTCTTTACCCATGAACATTTGGAATGCCGTTGGAAAAATCCTTGAGCTTGGGGGAAAGAGGGTGAAGTTCGTAATTCTCTTTGGCTCCCAATCCAGAGGTGAGGCTCGAAAGGACAGTGACGTAGACCTGTGCGTTTACTACGAGGGAAGTCCCAAGGATGCATTTAAATTCCGGATGCTCGTCCTTGGAAGCCTTCCCGAGAATTATGACGTTCAGATTTTTCAGCTCCTGCCGGTTTATCTCAAGAAGGAGTGCCTCAAGGGTAAAGTCCTCTTCTGCAGAGACGAGACTTTTCTATACGACCTTGCCTACGAAACGCTCAAGGAGTGGGAGGATTTCAGGAGATACTACTACGACTACCTTGGGCTGGAGGCGATAGAATGAGGGTCGAGGTCATACGCTCCAAGATTGAAGGGATACTTGAGAGTCTCAGGCTTATTGAGGAAAACCTCCCGGATGATTTTGAGGACTTCGAATCGCTTGGTATAGTCAAGGACGGAATTTACAAGCGGGCTGAATTTGCGATTCAGAACGTCATTGACATATGTGCTGTAATAAACTCCGACCTGAGGATCACAATGCCGGAAAGGGAGGAGGACGTTTTTGAAGGGCTTGTGCGCGCCGGGATAATTCCTGAGGGGATGGCCCACAAGCTCAGGCTGATGAAGGGCTTTCGCAACATCCTTGTCCACAGATATGGGAGGATTAATGATAGACTGGCCTTTGAAGTCCTCCACGAGCATCTTAAAGACATTTACGAATTCATTGAGGTAATAGAGAATTTCTTGGAGGGTCAAGGATGAGGGTTCTGGCATCCGCTCCGGCTAAAATTATACTCTTCGGCGAGCATAGCGTCGTCTACGGTAAGCCTGCCATTGCCGCGGCCATAGACCTCAGGACCTACGTGTGGGCGGAGTTCAACGATAGGGGTGCGATAAAGATAGAGGCCAAGGACATCCGCGTTCCTGGTTTAACCGTTTCCTTCTCCGAGGACGAGATTTACTTCGAGAGCGACTACGGCAAAGCTGCCGAGGTTCTCAGCTACGTCCGTCAGGCGATAGAGCTGGTGAGGGAGGAGGCCGATGCTAATGGGAAAGGGATTACAGTCTCGATAACGTCCCAGATTCCTGTTGGTGCCGGCCTCGGTTCTTCCGCCGCCGTGGCTGTGGCGACAATCGGGGCCGTCTCGAAGCTCCTGGGCCTTGAGCTGAGCAACGAGGAGATAGGAAAGCTGGGCCATAAGGTCGAACTCCTCGTCCAGGGGGCATCGAGCGGTATAGACCCAACGGTTTCAGCCATAGGCGGCTTCATCCACTACGAAAAAGGGAACTTCGAACACCTGCCCTTCATGGAGCTGCCCATAGTCGTCGGCTACACGGGTTCGAGCGGCTCAACAAAGGAGCTCGTCGCGATGGTGAGGAGAACCTACGAGGAGATGCCCGAGGTCATAGAGCCAGTGCTCATAGCGATGGGCAAGATAGTCGAGAAAGCCCGGGAAGTAATAACCTCGGACCTCGATGACGAAATCCGCTTTGCCCAGCTCGGCAGGCTCATGAACATCAACCATGGGCTTTTGGATGCCATTGGGGTTTCAACGAAAAAGCTCAGCGAGCTGGTCTATGCCGCGAGGGTTGCGGGAGCGATAGGGGCAAAGATAACCGGCGCCGGTGGCGGTGGCTGTATGTACGCCTTGGCTCCCGAGAACCAGAGCGAAGTGGCAACGGCAATAACCATAGCCGGCGGGACGCCGATGATAACGAGGATAAGCCGCGAAGGGTTGAGGATAGAGGAGGTTCTGTCATGATAATCGTCAAAATCGGTGGCAGTGTCTTCAGCGACAAGAAAGGTGAACCGGAGAACTTTGACCATGAGACCGTGAGAAGCATAGCCAGGGAGATAGCCAAATTCTATCCCCGTGAGGACTTCATCATCGTCCACGGCGGCGGGAGTTTTGGCCACCATTACGCCAAGAAATACGGAATCAGAGAAGGCCTTCCGGAGGACTGGGATACCGCCAACTTCAGGAGGATAGGCTTCACCGAGACCCATCAGGCCATGCTCCGGGCAAACGCGAACTTTATCAAAGCCTTCATCCGCGAGGGTCTGCCGGCCTTCTCGGTCTCGACATCGTCCGTCTTCATAACCGAGAACGGTGAAGTTGTTTACGGTGACCTTGAGATAATCGAAAGGCTCCTTGAGCTCAGGTTCATTCCCGTTCTCTTCGGCGATGTCTCCATAGACCTCGCAAAGGGCATAGACATACTCTCCGGCGACCAGATCATCACCTACCTCGCCAAGATGCTTGAGCCGGAGAAGGTGATATTCCTAATGGACGTTGACGGGATCTACGATGGCAAACCCGGTGAGGGGGGACTGATTCAAAACCTCCCCAAAGGGGATATAGAGGCTCTCCTCGAAAGGCTCCACTGCACCTCAGCGGGAACCGACGTCACCGGCGGAATCTGCAACAAGCTGAGGGAGGCGAAGAAGATAGCGGAGCACTCGGAGGTCTGGTTCGTCAACGGGAAGGTTCCGGGAAGGCTGGGCGGGGCGATAAGGGGCGACGGCTTTGGGACGAGAATTAACATTGGGATTTAGTGTTCCTCTTTGCTTTGTTTGGTCTTTTACTCTGGTTTCTGTTGATTAATTGGGTTCCTGAACATTCGGTTGAAAAGTAAGAACTCACCAGAAAATCGTAATAAATTGTTACTCATAAACGGAAATATTTATAAGTCTTGGAGTCAGAAGTATTGTTGCAGTATTTAGTAGGGGTGCAAGCATGAAAAGACTGCTTGCGCCACTTGTTGTGTTGTTAATAGTGGCAAAACATGGGATAAAACAAATGATGATAGAAGATGTTTGGGGGTATTATGAGAAATATGTTCTCGGTCAGAGAAAGTGACTTTTTATTCTTATTTTTTGTTCCACAAGTATTAGTAGGGTGATACTTATGCGAACGATCTCTATAGTTCGTGGATCTTTACTGGCTGTAGCGGTTCTTTTGATTCTCTTGGGATTAACATTCGTGATTGATTATCAGCTTAACAAGGACAATCAATATTTTAAAGATCTTGATACGGTTGAGATTACTTATGGAGTCGCCACATATTTCCTTATAACAAGTGTAATATTCTTGCTTTTTGGTATGTTTTATAAAGAAAATATGAATCCTGCAGTGGACTTAGTCGTCACATTTTTCTTGGCATTGGCCGCATATGCTGGATATATTTTAGCTGTTACTGGCACGGGGAAAGACTTTCCATCATGTGGATGTTATGAAAGGCCGGAGCTTATCCGGTATTTGGGGTCACTCCTATTTCTGATGAGTTTAGCTGCTTTGATGTTAGTGTGGATCAACTTTGCCCTAAAGACATTCTGGAAAAGAGTCAGTCGATAGAAAACGAGCATCCAAAAACCTCTTAACCCCCAGCCTCAACTTTTTCCGGTGGTTGAAATGCAGGCTTTCGATAGGGAGGAGCTCACGATCATCAGGAAGTTTGAGCACATCGAGCACTGCCTGAAGAGAAACGTTCAGGCCCACGTTTCCAACGGTTTTGAGGATGTGCACTTCGTCCACATGAGCCTTCCCGAGATAGACAAGGAGGAAATAGACCTGGGTGTCGAGTTTCTCGGGCGGAAGTTCGATTACCCAATTTTCATAGCCGGAATGACCGGCGGAACAAAAGGCTCCCAGCTCGCCGGAAAGATAAACAAGACTTTAGCGAAGGCCGCCCAGGAGCTTAACATCCCGATGGGCGTTGGAAGCCAGAGGGCGATGATAAGGAAGCCCGAGACGTGGGAGAGCTACTACGTCCGCGACGTTGCCCCGGACGTCTTTCTCGTCGGCAACCTTGGGGCGCCGCAGTTTGCCGAGACAATGCCTGACAGGTACGGCATTGATGAGGCTTTAAAGGCCGTCGAGACGATTCAGGCGGACGCTCTGGCGATCCACATGAACCCGCTCCAGGAGAGCGTCCAGCCGGAGGGCGACACGCAGTACAGGGGTGTCCTGAAGGCCCTCGCCGAGCTTAAGGCCGAGTTCCCCTATCCGATTATAGCGAAGGAAACCGGTGCTGGCGTTTCGATGGAGGTCGCGATAAGGCTTGAGAGCATCGGTATAGATGCCATCGACGTCGGCGGCCTCGGTGGAACGAGCTGGAGCGCGGTCGAGTACTACCGCGCCAAGGATGAGATGGGCAGGAACCTCGCCTTGAAGTTCTGGGATTGGGGGATTAAGACCTCAATAAGCGTCGCCGAGGTCAGGTATTCAACCGAGCTGCCGATCATAGCCACCGGCGGAATGCGCGACGGGATAACGATGGCAAAGGCCTTAGCGATGGGTGCGACCTTCGCCGGCGTTGCCCTGCCTCTCCTCAAGCCAGCTGTAAAGGGCGACGTTGAGGGCGTCATCAAGGTTCTCAGGCGCTACATCGAGGAGATAAGGAACGCTATGTTCCTCGTTGGGGCCAGAAACGTCGAGGAGCTCAGAAGGGTCCCGCTCGTGGTCACAGGATTCACGAGGGAGTGGCTTGAGCAGAGGATTGACTTAGTTGAGTTTCTCAGGACAAGGCAGAGGAAAGCTTAACTTTTCTGCTTTCTAATACTCGTTTTTGTTCGCCCTTTTACACAGGCTTCTCTTGACTCGTTCTAAGAGAAAAATCGTAGTCAGAATAAATTTATACTCAAAAAATAAAGAAAAGAATCTTCACTCCAAGTAAAAAGAAAAGCTTATAGGATAAAGTTGTATAATGTTGATTGCAGACGACCAATGGAGGTGAATCACGTGAAGTGGAAGCCGTTGTTAGCAGTCCTGTTGGGGCTGCTGATGGTTGGAGTTTTGGCAAAAAATGTAAGTGCATACAAAGGACTTGGGTGGAGCAAGTATACCACAACGGTTTCTTACTATGGTAGCAGTGCGCGGGTTGATGAGACAATCTTCCTCTATGGCGAATATCCGCACATAAGTGCAGGCACTCAGCAGACACTTATCATAAGTAGCTTCACGGGAATTGATAATGAACCCCTCTGCCATTTAAGTTCTGGCTGTTTTATGTCCAAAAACAAGCGGCTGACTGTATCTCAGATCAGTGGCCCAACGAAGGTTGAATATGAGCTCTGGTGGGTAGGGGATAATGATGGAAGCGGCATCCCTTCTAACTATGCCTCTCTCATTAATGGTGCGGTAGGATATATGATAGATAAAATCGCTAGTTACATCCCCTATGCGGATCTGGTCATAGATTTCATCAAGCTTCTAACGAGATATGATTATTCTCAGATGGGACCTCAGCTTATAACTGATTCAAGTTTCTCAAGATACATTGGAGATCATATAACTGGTGGTATGATACTTAGAGTCAAACCGACAGATACGGGAAGATTGGGAAGGGGTACGTACAGTTACAGGATACGGGCTTACTCAAGGACTGAAATTTGGTTCTACGAACATTCCAGCTGGGTGTTTAACAGGAATATCAAAAGAGAGGCCAGCATACAGCCGCTTGGAATTTCGAAGTACATAAGAACGGTCTCAGTAAGTAAGGATTATACGTTAACAGTAGTTAAAAATTGGTGATGGCTATGAAAGAAAAAAGCTTTCTCGCATTACTTCTAATAGGGATTGTGCTTTTTGGTCTTTTTCTCTATTTTAGAACTCCGAATGGACCAGAAGAGAAGTCAGAGATTCCCGGGTATTCCGTAGATGAGATGTACGCCCACCATTCGTTTGAGCGAGAATTCGGAAAGTTCTCTTTCTGGGACATCGTGAGCAAAAAGGACGTTGAAACACTCCGTTCTCAGGTTGGAGATGGTAATGGGTCAAAATTTGAGGAAACCTTTTATGGAACTGGCATATACACATGGCCCCTTTACTCTTCCTACGCGTGGAATAGTATATGGAATAACGTTTCCTGCCCGAAAAACATGACCTCCAAGGAGTTCAACGCTTTAATACAAAATGTAACACCCAGATATGGGAAGTTGAGGGAGAGGCAGGAATACTATTTAATAACCTTCAAGAAGCTCGAGGGCGAAATCACAGAGCCGAGAGCGTATGCATTCTTGGCGTGGCTCGAACTTTTGCTGGTTGATAACCATGATTTAGATTATGATGAGTATGCAAGAGAATACGGCTTCTCTGAAGACGTGTGCAAATCCCTCCTGGGACTCCCAGAATATTATGAGAACTATGTCTTTCCTTACGTTGATCGCGGGATTGAACAAGTTATAAAGCTCAACTTGGAATCTCCAGGTGGAAAAGCTTTAAGCGAAAAGGCCCACAAAATAATCCAAAACAGGGAAAGCAAGTTGTTCTCTGAACTTGTCCTCATTAACAACACAAAGCAGGGGAGCTTGGAGGTCTATGGAGCATATGGATTGACTTATTACAGCCTTTCAAAAAACTTATCTGCCCAGGGATTTAATTCTCTAGCGCTCTTCTATTTC comes from the Thermococcus thioreducens genome and includes:
- the mntA gene encoding type VII toxin-antitoxin system MntA family adenylyltransferase antitoxin; its protein translation is MNIWNAVGKILELGGKRVKFVILFGSQSRGEARKDSDVDLCVYYEGSPKDAFKFRMLVLGSLPENYDVQIFQLLPVYLKKECLKGKVLFCRDETFLYDLAYETLKEWEDFRRYYYDYLGLEAIE
- the hepT gene encoding type VII toxin-antitoxin system HepT family RNase toxin, with the translated sequence MRVEVIRSKIEGILESLRLIEENLPDDFEDFESLGIVKDGIYKRAEFAIQNVIDICAVINSDLRITMPEREEDVFEGLVRAGIIPEGMAHKLRLMKGFRNILVHRYGRINDRLAFEVLHEHLKDIYEFIEVIENFLEGQG
- a CDS encoding mevalonate kinase is translated as MRVLASAPAKIILFGEHSVVYGKPAIAAAIDLRTYVWAEFNDRGAIKIEAKDIRVPGLTVSFSEDEIYFESDYGKAAEVLSYVRQAIELVREEADANGKGITVSITSQIPVGAGLGSSAAVAVATIGAVSKLLGLELSNEEIGKLGHKVELLVQGASSGIDPTVSAIGGFIHYEKGNFEHLPFMELPIVVGYTGSSGSTKELVAMVRRTYEEMPEVIEPVLIAMGKIVEKAREVITSDLDDEIRFAQLGRLMNINHGLLDAIGVSTKKLSELVYAARVAGAIGAKITGAGGGGCMYALAPENQSEVATAITIAGGTPMITRISREGLRIEEVLS
- a CDS encoding isopentenyl phosphate kinase, coding for MIIVKIGGSVFSDKKGEPENFDHETVRSIAREIAKFYPREDFIIVHGGGSFGHHYAKKYGIREGLPEDWDTANFRRIGFTETHQAMLRANANFIKAFIREGLPAFSVSTSSVFITENGEVVYGDLEIIERLLELRFIPVLFGDVSIDLAKGIDILSGDQIITYLAKMLEPEKVIFLMDVDGIYDGKPGEGGLIQNLPKGDIEALLERLHCTSAGTDVTGGICNKLREAKKIAEHSEVWFVNGKVPGRLGGAIRGDGFGTRINIGI
- the fni gene encoding type 2 isopentenyl-diphosphate Delta-isomerase, translated to MQAFDREELTIIRKFEHIEHCLKRNVQAHVSNGFEDVHFVHMSLPEIDKEEIDLGVEFLGRKFDYPIFIAGMTGGTKGSQLAGKINKTLAKAAQELNIPMGVGSQRAMIRKPETWESYYVRDVAPDVFLVGNLGAPQFAETMPDRYGIDEALKAVETIQADALAIHMNPLQESVQPEGDTQYRGVLKALAELKAEFPYPIIAKETGAGVSMEVAIRLESIGIDAIDVGGLGGTSWSAVEYYRAKDEMGRNLALKFWDWGIKTSISVAEVRYSTELPIIATGGMRDGITMAKALAMGATFAGVALPLLKPAVKGDVEGVIKVLRRYIEEIRNAMFLVGARNVEELRRVPLVVTGFTREWLEQRIDLVEFLRTRQRKA